The following proteins come from a genomic window of Salvia hispanica cultivar TCC Black 2014 chromosome 4, UniMelb_Shisp_WGS_1.0, whole genome shotgun sequence:
- the LOC125220124 gene encoding nuclear pore complex protein NUP1 isoform X1 — translation MSTAEEGGATVNANTSSYGGGGAGGKFRKKPFRRQATPYDRPPTALRGNSTNSNDSSSWLTKLVVEPASKLISYGADRFFGSILRRRLPPPPLPLRQPPESEAQDGLAESNTQDSDMDQGIALNSQRGDREPGSGQCIQPINSSSSNGITELEHLLKQKTFTRSEIAHLAELLQSRAAEECPGDVSRINVVSALDSSRQKEFASGALEENRIDGVGSSAVMFTPVNNSRVVESDIASPAELAKAYMGSRPSQVSPSLLGMRNQLGKERTVFHADTLNPSWTPIVSLAKRSSVSMSAVENGFITPRSQGRSAIYTMPRTPYSRVHRTSTLKGSGINSSGFAGPSTSSSSLSPLENDGNFDSRLGTLKRRSSALDDEIGSVVSVRRIRQKSNSLTSSIRHTAHGVGVGSHVIQKPQMNGEERNKVLKNSGENENERVSSTSYFHVPSKSKEVAAKILQQLEMISPKEKLPVSKLEAMPENSPSKLISNRLSGRALRSLEDVGSSKLPLNVQDDLKSGDPNGILPDVHESSPLKQGKAEGNGPNVSFISSGRWNSVINNDAAVSLKTSTSGLEPGDSVVKNGASQPQKKRAFRMSAEEDPLELPDVDCNGLASRSENKGPFENLHAKPAGESQTTFQSKDKSSMGFLTSRSTSELTSGVVTFGKGTSVIDIPASEGERAASQSQIVSSSLPAFDKPKEANSSHLFSFSSKATDNSPSLPSESTKSAKSPERSSSFANNSTLVGSQVKTGNSETGFHTKPVKEVDTNGKCGDGSSVALNGPSVSRSSPVSFPAASFSDMRQTSTGSAPLLTSSTSTTNILPTGSSTSTAVPSSGSIFGGAVKSSSSGGPVFKFGSSVDPPTIVSAAPTASISERADQRAEIDTNLSSGSSSSIFKFGSSFSNSTGNSLQSSLFASATKSPVFGAGTISQCTSTMSFPSASVPALNMNVGSSLGSVPTPSISFGFSSSSSTSTSDTTSLVPAGGPTSSLFKFGATPAAVTEGSAVSSSAATPSAFSFGLSSSSPTTTVCSSSGPTTSVFGFGGTSVSSATINTNSSFSSGTSGVLGFGEKSSFSSSTANSTSGVASNVFGSGWPSQKSPLFSSPFSSASPSSGFSFSASANAAPAGAASSGPIFSFTTASASPSQPVFGGGFAASPGNNDQMNAEDSMAEDPVPSSAPTPVFGQASVSPVPPTFAFGSAAPSQNNLFMFSSQQNQVPLQSPSFQASGSFSLGSTGGDKSGRRIVKVNRSKNRKK, via the exons AGTCAGAGAGGTGACCGAGAGCCAGGAAGTGGGCAGTGCATCCAGCCAATAAATAGTTCTAGCAGCAATGGAATCACTGAGCTTGAGCATTTGTTGAAGCAAAAGACATTCACAAG GTCTGAGATTGCTCATCTGGCAGAACTTTTGCAATCACGAGCTGCAGAAGAGTGTCCTGGGGATGTAAGCCGAATCAATGTAGTGTCTGCTTTAGATTCGAGCAGGCAAAAAGAATTTGCAAGTGGTGCATTGGAAGAAAACAGAATTGATGGGGTTGGATCTTCGGCTGTGATGTTTACTCCTGTTAACAATTCAAGA GTGGTTGAGAGTGATATTGCTTCTCCAGCTGAACTTGCTAAGGCTTACATGGGAAGTAGGCCTTCACAAGTTTCTCCATCATTGCTGGGAATGCGCAATCAACTTGGTAAGGAGAGGACAGTGTTTCATGCTGATACACTGAATCCCTCATGGACACCTATTGTGTCACTCGCTAAGAGAAGTTCTGTCAGCATGAGTGCTGTAGAAAATGGTTTTATAACCCCACGATCTCAAGGCAGGTCGGCTATCTACACCATGCCTCGCACCCCATACTCCAGAGTTCATCGAACTTCCACACTGAAG GGAAGTGGAATCAACAGTAGTGGTTTTGCTGGGCCATCAACATCATCGTCATCCCTTTCTCCACTGGAGAATGATGGCAATTTTGACTCTCGGCTGGGG ACCTTAAAGCGTAGAAGTTCAGCATTGGATGATGAAATCGGCTCTGTTGTTTCTGTGCGCAGAATCAGACAGAAATCCAACTCATTGACATCTAGTATTCGTCACACTGCTCATGGAGTGGGAGTTGGCTCTCATGTAATACAGAAGCCTCAAATGAATGGGGAAGAAAGGAATAAGGTCTTGAAAAATAGTGGAGAAAATGAGAATGAGAGGGTCTCAAGTACCAGTTATTTTCATGTTCCTTCAAAGTCAAAAGAAGTTGCTGCCAAAATATTGCAGCAACTTGAAATGATCAGCCCAAAGGAAAAATTACCAGTGTCAAAGTTAGAGGCAATGCCGGAGAACTCACCTTCAAAGTTGATCTCAAATAGGCTCTCCGGACGGGCTCTGCGTAGTCTCGAGGATGTAGGCTCTTCAAAGTTGCCATTGAATGTCCAGGATGATCTTAAGTCTGGGGACCCCAATGGCATATTGCCTGATGTTCATGAGTCTTCTCCCCTAAAGCAAGGGAAAGCAGAAGGGAATGGCCctaatgtttcatttatttcttctGGCAGATGGAATTCTGTTATTAACAATGATGCTGCAGTGTCCTTGAAAACTTCTACTTCTGGCCTTGAACCTGGTGATTCTGTTGTGAAGAATGGGGCATCCCAACCTCAAAAGAAGAGAGCTTTTAGGATGAGTGCAGAAGAG GACCCCTTGGAGCTTCCCGATGTAGATTGCAATGGCCTTGCATCTAGATCTGAGAATAAAGGCCCTTTCGAGAACTTGCATGCCAAACCTGCTGGAGAATCCCAAACCACTTTCCAGTCTAAAGATAAGTCCTCTATGGGCTTTCTTACTTCAAGGAGTACAAGCGAACTTACCTCTGGTGTAGTCACATTTGGAAAAGGGACTAGTGTCATTGACATCCCTGCATCAGAAGGAGAAAGAGCTGCTTCACAATCTCAAATTGTTTCTTCATCACTTCCTGCATTTGATAAACCTAAGGAAGCAAATAGTTCTCATTTGTTCAGTTTCAGCTCTAAAGCTACTGATAATTCTCCTTCACTGCCTTCTGAATCTACGAAAAGTGCTAAATCTCCTGAAAGATCCAGCAG CTTTGCGAATAATTCAACATTGGTTGGCTCTCAAGTCAAAACTGGCAATTCAGAGACAGGATTTCATACGAAGCCTGTAAAAGAGGTTGATACTAATGGAAAATGTGGTGATGGTTCCTCTGTTGCATTAAATGGGCCATCTGTTTCAAGATCTTCTCCAGTATCATTTCCTGCAGCTTCTTTTAGTGATATGCGTCAGACATCCACGGGTAGTGCTCCCTTGTTGACCTCTTCGACCAGCACTACTAACATTCTCCCCACTGGCAGCAGTACCAGCACAGCAGTCCCCTCTAGTGGCAGCATTTTTGGAGGGGCAGTGAAATCTTCAAGTTCAGGTGGACctgttttcaaatttggttCCTCCGTAGATCCACCAACTATAGTGTCAGCAGCACCAACAGCTAGCATCTCAGAAAGAGCAGATCAGAGAGCGGAAATTGACACAAATCTAAGTTCTGGCAGCTCGAGTAGCATTTTCAAGTTTGGTTCTTCTTTCAGTAATTCAACTGGAAACAGTCTTCAGAGTTCCCTCTTTGCTAGTGCCACTAAATCTCCAGTTTTTGGTGCCGGTACCATCTCGCAATGCACATCAACTATGTCCTTTCCGTCTGCATCAGTTCCAGCACTTAATATGAATGTCGGCTCATCTCTTGGTTCAGTGCCCACTCCAAGCATCAGTTTTGGTTTTAGTTCTAGTTCTTCGACTTCCACATCAGACACCACCTCTCTTGTCCCTGCTGGTGGGCCAACATCGAGTTTATTCAAATTTGGTGCAACTCCGGCTGCTGTTACAGAAGGATCTGCTGTTAGCTCCAGTGCTGCAACTCCTAGTGCATTCAGTTTTGGTTTAAGTTCATCTTCTCCCACCACAACTGTCTGTTCAAGCAGTGGTCCCACTACATCAGTATTTGGTTTTGGTGGCACCTCAGTTTCTTCTGCAACAATTAATACAAATAGCTCTTTCAGCAGTGGCACATCTGGTGTACTCGGTTTTGGTGAGAAATCTTCATTTTCCTCCTCCACAGCTAACTCTACTTCTGGTGTGGCTTCCAATGTGTTTGGTTCCGGTTGGCCAAGCCAAAAATCTCCATTATTTAGTTCTCCATTCTCTTCTGCGTCTCCGTCATCGGGATTTTCCTTCTCTGCTTCTGCAAATGCTGCACCAGCCGGTGCTGCGTCGTCGGGCCCCATTTTCTCATTCACTACTGCATCTGCTTCCCCATCTCAGCCTGTATTTGGTGGTGGTTTTGCAGCCTCCCCTGGGAATAATGATCAGATGAATGCAGAAGACAGCATGGCCGAGGATCCAGTGCCATCATCTGCACCTACCCCTGTATTTGGTCAAGCATCTGTTTCTCCTGTCCCTCCTACCTTTGCATTTGGATCGGCTGCTCCATCACAAAACAATCTGTTCATGTTCAGCAGCCAGCAAAATCAAGTTCCTCTACAGAGTCCTTCGTTCCAGGCATCAGGCAGCTTCTCATTGGGCAGCACCGGAGGTGACAAGTCAGGTCGAAGGATTGTGAAAGTTAATAGAAGCAAGAATCGGAAAAAGTGA
- the LOC125220124 gene encoding nuclear pore complex protein NUP1 isoform X2, with the protein MSTAEEGGATVNANTSSYGGGGAGGKFRKKPFRRQATPYDRPPTALRGNSTNSNDSSSWLTKLVVEPASKLISYGADRFFGSILRRRLPPPPLPLRQPPESEAQDGLAESNTQDSDMDQGIALNRGDREPGSGQCIQPINSSSSNGITELEHLLKQKTFTRSEIAHLAELLQSRAAEECPGDVSRINVVSALDSSRQKEFASGALEENRIDGVGSSAVMFTPVNNSRVVESDIASPAELAKAYMGSRPSQVSPSLLGMRNQLGKERTVFHADTLNPSWTPIVSLAKRSSVSMSAVENGFITPRSQGRSAIYTMPRTPYSRVHRTSTLKGSGINSSGFAGPSTSSSSLSPLENDGNFDSRLGTLKRRSSALDDEIGSVVSVRRIRQKSNSLTSSIRHTAHGVGVGSHVIQKPQMNGEERNKVLKNSGENENERVSSTSYFHVPSKSKEVAAKILQQLEMISPKEKLPVSKLEAMPENSPSKLISNRLSGRALRSLEDVGSSKLPLNVQDDLKSGDPNGILPDVHESSPLKQGKAEGNGPNVSFISSGRWNSVINNDAAVSLKTSTSGLEPGDSVVKNGASQPQKKRAFRMSAEEDPLELPDVDCNGLASRSENKGPFENLHAKPAGESQTTFQSKDKSSMGFLTSRSTSELTSGVVTFGKGTSVIDIPASEGERAASQSQIVSSSLPAFDKPKEANSSHLFSFSSKATDNSPSLPSESTKSAKSPERSSSFANNSTLVGSQVKTGNSETGFHTKPVKEVDTNGKCGDGSSVALNGPSVSRSSPVSFPAASFSDMRQTSTGSAPLLTSSTSTTNILPTGSSTSTAVPSSGSIFGGAVKSSSSGGPVFKFGSSVDPPTIVSAAPTASISERADQRAEIDTNLSSGSSSSIFKFGSSFSNSTGNSLQSSLFASATKSPVFGAGTISQCTSTMSFPSASVPALNMNVGSSLGSVPTPSISFGFSSSSSTSTSDTTSLVPAGGPTSSLFKFGATPAAVTEGSAVSSSAATPSAFSFGLSSSSPTTTVCSSSGPTTSVFGFGGTSVSSATINTNSSFSSGTSGVLGFGEKSSFSSSTANSTSGVASNVFGSGWPSQKSPLFSSPFSSASPSSGFSFSASANAAPAGAASSGPIFSFTTASASPSQPVFGGGFAASPGNNDQMNAEDSMAEDPVPSSAPTPVFGQASVSPVPPTFAFGSAAPSQNNLFMFSSQQNQVPLQSPSFQASGSFSLGSTGGDKSGRRIVKVNRSKNRKK; encoded by the exons AGAGGTGACCGAGAGCCAGGAAGTGGGCAGTGCATCCAGCCAATAAATAGTTCTAGCAGCAATGGAATCACTGAGCTTGAGCATTTGTTGAAGCAAAAGACATTCACAAG GTCTGAGATTGCTCATCTGGCAGAACTTTTGCAATCACGAGCTGCAGAAGAGTGTCCTGGGGATGTAAGCCGAATCAATGTAGTGTCTGCTTTAGATTCGAGCAGGCAAAAAGAATTTGCAAGTGGTGCATTGGAAGAAAACAGAATTGATGGGGTTGGATCTTCGGCTGTGATGTTTACTCCTGTTAACAATTCAAGA GTGGTTGAGAGTGATATTGCTTCTCCAGCTGAACTTGCTAAGGCTTACATGGGAAGTAGGCCTTCACAAGTTTCTCCATCATTGCTGGGAATGCGCAATCAACTTGGTAAGGAGAGGACAGTGTTTCATGCTGATACACTGAATCCCTCATGGACACCTATTGTGTCACTCGCTAAGAGAAGTTCTGTCAGCATGAGTGCTGTAGAAAATGGTTTTATAACCCCACGATCTCAAGGCAGGTCGGCTATCTACACCATGCCTCGCACCCCATACTCCAGAGTTCATCGAACTTCCACACTGAAG GGAAGTGGAATCAACAGTAGTGGTTTTGCTGGGCCATCAACATCATCGTCATCCCTTTCTCCACTGGAGAATGATGGCAATTTTGACTCTCGGCTGGGG ACCTTAAAGCGTAGAAGTTCAGCATTGGATGATGAAATCGGCTCTGTTGTTTCTGTGCGCAGAATCAGACAGAAATCCAACTCATTGACATCTAGTATTCGTCACACTGCTCATGGAGTGGGAGTTGGCTCTCATGTAATACAGAAGCCTCAAATGAATGGGGAAGAAAGGAATAAGGTCTTGAAAAATAGTGGAGAAAATGAGAATGAGAGGGTCTCAAGTACCAGTTATTTTCATGTTCCTTCAAAGTCAAAAGAAGTTGCTGCCAAAATATTGCAGCAACTTGAAATGATCAGCCCAAAGGAAAAATTACCAGTGTCAAAGTTAGAGGCAATGCCGGAGAACTCACCTTCAAAGTTGATCTCAAATAGGCTCTCCGGACGGGCTCTGCGTAGTCTCGAGGATGTAGGCTCTTCAAAGTTGCCATTGAATGTCCAGGATGATCTTAAGTCTGGGGACCCCAATGGCATATTGCCTGATGTTCATGAGTCTTCTCCCCTAAAGCAAGGGAAAGCAGAAGGGAATGGCCctaatgtttcatttatttcttctGGCAGATGGAATTCTGTTATTAACAATGATGCTGCAGTGTCCTTGAAAACTTCTACTTCTGGCCTTGAACCTGGTGATTCTGTTGTGAAGAATGGGGCATCCCAACCTCAAAAGAAGAGAGCTTTTAGGATGAGTGCAGAAGAG GACCCCTTGGAGCTTCCCGATGTAGATTGCAATGGCCTTGCATCTAGATCTGAGAATAAAGGCCCTTTCGAGAACTTGCATGCCAAACCTGCTGGAGAATCCCAAACCACTTTCCAGTCTAAAGATAAGTCCTCTATGGGCTTTCTTACTTCAAGGAGTACAAGCGAACTTACCTCTGGTGTAGTCACATTTGGAAAAGGGACTAGTGTCATTGACATCCCTGCATCAGAAGGAGAAAGAGCTGCTTCACAATCTCAAATTGTTTCTTCATCACTTCCTGCATTTGATAAACCTAAGGAAGCAAATAGTTCTCATTTGTTCAGTTTCAGCTCTAAAGCTACTGATAATTCTCCTTCACTGCCTTCTGAATCTACGAAAAGTGCTAAATCTCCTGAAAGATCCAGCAG CTTTGCGAATAATTCAACATTGGTTGGCTCTCAAGTCAAAACTGGCAATTCAGAGACAGGATTTCATACGAAGCCTGTAAAAGAGGTTGATACTAATGGAAAATGTGGTGATGGTTCCTCTGTTGCATTAAATGGGCCATCTGTTTCAAGATCTTCTCCAGTATCATTTCCTGCAGCTTCTTTTAGTGATATGCGTCAGACATCCACGGGTAGTGCTCCCTTGTTGACCTCTTCGACCAGCACTACTAACATTCTCCCCACTGGCAGCAGTACCAGCACAGCAGTCCCCTCTAGTGGCAGCATTTTTGGAGGGGCAGTGAAATCTTCAAGTTCAGGTGGACctgttttcaaatttggttCCTCCGTAGATCCACCAACTATAGTGTCAGCAGCACCAACAGCTAGCATCTCAGAAAGAGCAGATCAGAGAGCGGAAATTGACACAAATCTAAGTTCTGGCAGCTCGAGTAGCATTTTCAAGTTTGGTTCTTCTTTCAGTAATTCAACTGGAAACAGTCTTCAGAGTTCCCTCTTTGCTAGTGCCACTAAATCTCCAGTTTTTGGTGCCGGTACCATCTCGCAATGCACATCAACTATGTCCTTTCCGTCTGCATCAGTTCCAGCACTTAATATGAATGTCGGCTCATCTCTTGGTTCAGTGCCCACTCCAAGCATCAGTTTTGGTTTTAGTTCTAGTTCTTCGACTTCCACATCAGACACCACCTCTCTTGTCCCTGCTGGTGGGCCAACATCGAGTTTATTCAAATTTGGTGCAACTCCGGCTGCTGTTACAGAAGGATCTGCTGTTAGCTCCAGTGCTGCAACTCCTAGTGCATTCAGTTTTGGTTTAAGTTCATCTTCTCCCACCACAACTGTCTGTTCAAGCAGTGGTCCCACTACATCAGTATTTGGTTTTGGTGGCACCTCAGTTTCTTCTGCAACAATTAATACAAATAGCTCTTTCAGCAGTGGCACATCTGGTGTACTCGGTTTTGGTGAGAAATCTTCATTTTCCTCCTCCACAGCTAACTCTACTTCTGGTGTGGCTTCCAATGTGTTTGGTTCCGGTTGGCCAAGCCAAAAATCTCCATTATTTAGTTCTCCATTCTCTTCTGCGTCTCCGTCATCGGGATTTTCCTTCTCTGCTTCTGCAAATGCTGCACCAGCCGGTGCTGCGTCGTCGGGCCCCATTTTCTCATTCACTACTGCATCTGCTTCCCCATCTCAGCCTGTATTTGGTGGTGGTTTTGCAGCCTCCCCTGGGAATAATGATCAGATGAATGCAGAAGACAGCATGGCCGAGGATCCAGTGCCATCATCTGCACCTACCCCTGTATTTGGTCAAGCATCTGTTTCTCCTGTCCCTCCTACCTTTGCATTTGGATCGGCTGCTCCATCACAAAACAATCTGTTCATGTTCAGCAGCCAGCAAAATCAAGTTCCTCTACAGAGTCCTTCGTTCCAGGCATCAGGCAGCTTCTCATTGGGCAGCACCGGAGGTGACAAGTCAGGTCGAAGGATTGTGAAAGTTAATAGAAGCAAGAATCGGAAAAAGTGA